One part of the Futiania mangrovi genome encodes these proteins:
- a CDS encoding permease gives MINPFLDTFGEATRTAMGFFWKSGWAFVFGYVISAMIQAFVPKARLTRFMGSADFRSVALATVFGAASSSCSFAALAAARSLILKGAHFVAAVAFMFASTNLVVELGILILIFLGWQFLAAEIAGGVVLIAISSLIIRATYPEHWLARAREKVEAETEDEDADFDWRKRIASLDGWARVGANFAHDWQMVWKEILIGFTIAGFVATLVPPAAWEAIFLTEAGAALPGWLVALENAMVAPFVAAATFIGSMGNIPLATVLNANGVLFAGIMGFIYSDLMVPPLVAVNAKYYGWRTALYIAGVMYVSIVATALILTGAFTLLGITPESGKAVSDVVRFQMDYTFWLNLAAIVLTGAMLWLLRRHRRTHGTHHHKMEGDGPLKRAAAKLAIGTLAAGAAAWALS, from the coding sequence ATGATCAACCCGTTTCTCGACACGTTCGGCGAGGCGACGCGCACGGCGATGGGGTTTTTCTGGAAATCCGGCTGGGCCTTCGTCTTCGGCTACGTGATCAGCGCGATGATCCAGGCCTTCGTGCCCAAGGCCCGCCTGACGCGCTTCATGGGCAGCGCGGACTTCCGCTCCGTCGCACTGGCCACCGTGTTCGGTGCGGCGAGTTCCTCCTGCTCCTTCGCGGCACTGGCGGCCGCCCGGTCGCTGATCCTGAAGGGCGCGCATTTCGTGGCCGCCGTCGCCTTCATGTTCGCCTCGACCAACCTGGTGGTCGAACTGGGCATCCTGATCCTGATCTTTCTCGGCTGGCAGTTCCTGGCGGCCGAAATCGCCGGCGGGGTCGTCCTGATCGCGATCTCGAGCCTCATCATCCGCGCGACCTATCCGGAGCACTGGCTAGCCCGCGCGCGCGAGAAGGTCGAGGCCGAGACGGAAGACGAGGACGCGGACTTCGACTGGCGCAAGCGGATCGCCTCGCTCGACGGCTGGGCGCGGGTGGGTGCGAACTTCGCCCACGACTGGCAAATGGTGTGGAAGGAGATCCTGATCGGCTTCACCATCGCCGGGTTCGTGGCAACGCTGGTGCCCCCGGCGGCGTGGGAGGCCATCTTCCTGACCGAAGCCGGTGCGGCCCTGCCCGGCTGGCTGGTCGCGCTGGAAAACGCCATGGTCGCGCCCTTCGTGGCGGCGGCGACCTTCATCGGCTCGATGGGCAACATTCCGCTGGCGACCGTCCTGAATGCCAATGGCGTGCTGTTCGCAGGCATCATGGGGTTCATCTACTCGGACCTGATGGTCCCGCCACTCGTCGCGGTGAACGCGAAATACTACGGCTGGCGAACGGCGCTCTACATTGCCGGGGTGATGTACGTCTCGATCGTGGCGACGGCGCTGATCCTGACCGGGGCGTTTACGCTTCTCGGCATCACGCCGGAAAGCGGCAAGGCCGTCTCCGACGTCGTGCGCTTCCAGATGGACTACACCTTCTGGCTCAACCTCGCCGCCATCGTCCTGACGGGTGCAATGCTCTGGCTCTTGCGCAGGCACCGGCGCACGCACGGGACCCATCACCACAAGATGGAGGGCGACGGCCCACTCAAGCGCGCCGCCGCGAAACTGGCAATCGGTACGCTGGCCGCAGGCGCAGCGGCGTGGGCGCTGTCCTGA